The DNA segment GGGTCACAATGAAAGACCTGAAAAAGGCTGCAGCGGACATAAAAAAGGTTCAAGCGCTAGGCGGCAAACCCGATCCCGAAGTAGTAAAAGCCTTAAAGCCAGCATCCAAATCACCAAAGAAACCTATTAAAAAACGAAAATAAAAGCTCAAAACAGCCTCCCCCCGCCCGGAGGCAGAAGAGGGTTTCGGAAACTTGTTTCCGTTCTTACGGCCAGAAATTGTAGGTGGGGATGTGGAAGATGATTCCGGTTAGAACCCAGAAGCTGGCCATCACGCATTCACCGACGATAATTCCTAAGAAGAGCGGGAGCGCCTTTTGATAGGCTTTTAAACCGCCGTAACGAAGGATCGTAAGCTTGACCAGCCACGCCATCATCAATGGGAACCAGAGCAGGCCAATAGACCATCCGCCTGATACCGCATATCCTGCCGGATGAAGCGGGAACCAGGGAAGTTTCAATCGAATACCGCACAATAATAACGTGGATGCAATTCCCCCGAATATGGCTGCACTTGTATTTCGTTGAAGATCGCTAGGCGCCGGTGTTTTTATCCAACCTTCCATTCGCCCCCACGCTGAATCACCAAAATAACGAGCGATATCGGCTCCGTTAAACCAAGCGGGAGTTGCAGCGCCGTGTCGGTAACATTGGTCGAGTTCTGCCCAGAAACCAAAGAGCGCTCCGAACACTGTCGCTATTAACATCGCCCAAAGCAATGGCTTATAGCGTCCATGGGTCCGCTCTGCCATCTTGAAGCCTTCGAGTTGAAACGGCATCGGGTGCGAACGATAGGCTCGGTTGAAGCCATAAAACATCGTAAACATAGTCAAATCGCCACGCCTGAGCAGGTTCGATTGAGTAAGGGAAGGAATAATCGTATCCGCGCCGCACTGCCACAAATCATGAGCGGGAGGGCCTAATTCGGCTCGCATGCGAGTGACGGCAATGGCTATCGTGAAATAAATAATAAAGAAGATAGCGATCATTAAAGGCGACATCCCTGCGAAGTAGCAGAAAGCGAAAATGAGAACGCTCCCCAAAGCTAACCCCATAAGTGCCCAACGATAGCCCATCGGCTCATCTTTATCCTGTAAATCAATTGATTTATTAAAAACGCTTTTAAAAACCCTGCCAAGCATGTTTCGGCTGATATAAAGCGCGAATATGGCTAAACCGGCATACGCTCCAATCGATTGCTCTCTAACGAAGGGGAAACCACGAATAGTCGATAACCCCCAAGCCGATCCTGCAACAGCCTCAAAGCGCCAAACCCAATTGAAGAACCAAGTCGAGAACAAGAGATCTACCGGCAAGAGCATCCCCATCGCAAATCCCAATGGATAAAAGGCAACAGGAATAAAACCAAGAGCATTCCAAGGGGCGGTGGTAAAGGCTGATCCTAAATTCCATGTCCCTTGCTTTAGAGGAAGTAAAGGCACGGATGGGACCAAAGTTGCGATCCCGTTCCACAACTCAAGGAAAGATACAATCCCAACTCCCCACCAAAAAGCTTTATTCCGGAATATCTGCGACTTTTCGCTCACTAATTCTAATGGCAGGGTCACGAGCGGATACGAAAGCTTTTCACTCTCAGTCCACTGCTTTCTCAAAAGCGTGTTGATGCACAGCATCATGAAGCCCAGCGTGGTTAAAAATCCCGTCCAGAACAGCACTGGCCGAAGCCAAGCGAATATGTTCTCAGCTTTATAGAGGGTTGAATGACCGAGGTAGAACTCCTGTAAAGGCATTTTCTGATAAACAGACAGCCACTTAGGAATATACGGAAGGA comes from the bacterium genome and includes:
- a CDS encoding DUF6785 family protein produces the protein MEVGTSKPQTPLVSPAEPVVEQRTNMVTFRAVLLALILMPINALWLVHMETIRYQGHPTTISLFFNVVFIFVVIIFLNGLLKRIWPRAVLTSGELLCVYIMLTIASALGSYDMIQSLTPVLAHANYYAPQKESWATDILPYIPKWLSVYQKMPLQEFYLGHSTLYKAENIFAWLRPVLFWTGFLTTLGFMMLCINTLLRKQWTESEKLSYPLVTLPLELVSEKSQIFRNKAFWWGVGIVSFLELWNGIATLVPSVPLLPLKQGTWNLGSAFTTAPWNALGFIPVAFYPLGFAMGMLLPVDLLFSTWFFNWVWRFEAVAGSAWGLSTIRGFPFVREQSIGAYAGLAIFALYISRNMLGRVFKSVFNKSIDLQDKDEPMGYRWALMGLALGSVLIFAFCYFAGMSPLMIAIFFIIYFTIAIAVTRMRAELGPPAHDLWQCGADTIIPSLTQSNLLRRGDLTMFTMFYGFNRAYRSHPMPFQLEGFKMAERTHGRYKPLLWAMLIATVFGALFGFWAELDQCYRHGAATPAWFNGADIARYFGDSAWGRMEGWIKTPAPSDLQRNTSAAIFGGIASTLLLCGIRLKLPWFPLHPAGYAVSGGWSIGLLWFPLMMAWLVKLTILRYGGLKAYQKALPLFLGIIVGECVMASFWVLTGIIFHIPTYNFWP